From the Thermosynechococcus sp. genome, the window CAAAACCTCCCGCCACGCCGCCTGTTTATCAAGAACGCTCTGACGAAACTGCGGCGCCAGCAGCAAATTAGCCAGTCGCGGATTCTCGCTATAGGCCTGCTGAATCTTGCTCAAAAACCCAGCGCGAATAATGCAGCCCCCTTTCCAGATGCGGGCAATCTCACTCAGATTGAGTTGGTTTTCAAACAATTGCTGCGAGCCTTTGGCAATCAGAGCCATACCCTGGGCATAGGAGCAAACCTTTGAGCAGTAGAGGGCATCCCGAACTTTGTCAATGAACTCCTGGCAATTACCGCTAAACTGGGCCACCGGTCCGGGGAGGGCTGGGGCGGCTGCCAATCGTTCTGCCTTCATTGAGGACAGAATGCGAGCATTCACCGCCGCCGTAATTGTTGGGATTGCCACTCCCAATTCAAGGGCAGTAGCCACCGTCCAACGACCGGTTCCCTTTTGGCCCGCTGCATCTAGAATCACATCCACGAGGGGCAACTGGGTTTGCGGGTCAATGTAGGTGAAAATCTTGCTGGTAATTTCGATTAAAAACGAATTCAGTTCAGGGGTCTCGTTCCAGCCTTTGAAAACTTCATGGAGTTGTTGATGGTTGAGACCGAGGAGATTTTTCAGCAGATCATAGGCCTCGGCAATGAGTTGCATATCCCCATACTCAATGCCGTTATGCACCATCTTGACAAAGTGCCCCGCTCCTCCCGGCCCAATGTAGGTCACACAGGGGCCATCCTCCACTTGGGCGGCAATTTTGGTGAGGATGGGTTCCAGGGCCTGATAGGCCTCACGACTGCCCCCCGGCATCAGACTCGGACCATTGAGGGCCCCCTCCTCTCCACCACTGACCCCCATCCCAAAGAAGCACAGCCCCGCCGCCGCCATTTCTGCCAC encodes:
- the gndA gene encoding NADP-dependent phosphogluconate dehydrogenase — encoded protein: MSQQDFGVIGLAVMGENLALNVERHGFSVAVYNRTPARTQAFMAERAAGRRFQATYSLEEFVASLSRPRRILAMVKAGKPVDDLIQQLKPLLEPGDILIDGGNSLYTDTERRVAEMAAAGLCFFGMGVSGGEEGALNGPSLMPGGSREAYQALEPILTKIAAQVEDGPCVTYIGPGGAGHFVKMVHNGIEYGDMQLIAEAYDLLKNLLGLNHQQLHEVFKGWNETPELNSFLIEITSKIFTYIDPQTQLPLVDVILDAAGQKGTGRWTVATALELGVAIPTITAAVNARILSSMKAERLAAAPALPGPVAQFSGNCQEFIDKVRDALYCSKVCSYAQGMALIAKGSQQLFENQLNLSEIARIWKGGCIIRAGFLSKIQQAYSENPRLANLLLAPQFRQSVLDKQAAWREVLVEATRAGIAVPAFGASLEYFDSYRRDRLPQNLTQAQRDFFGAHTYERIDQPGTFHTEWVPIQEAGNAAV